A genomic segment from Thermotoga neapolitana DSM 4359 encodes:
- a CDS encoding helix-turn-helix domain-containing protein — translation MSEKWKEMGEIFRKKREEKGITLLDASLFTNINPSKLKRIEEGDLQNLDAEIYVKSYIKRYAEFLELPPEEMLKMYEEGKGDVAPQEKKEKRKKEEEKSRSHNLVLIPFLVIGVMLLAFAIFENLRLQRTPPAYLITSDEVILNGKTVKGTIPLSEGKYTVETQGEVILRTASEEWKIKLKEFEVRVQWER, via the coding sequence TTGAGCGAAAAATGGAAAGAGATGGGGGAAATTTTCAGGAAAAAGCGTGAAGAAAAAGGCATCACGCTCCTTGATGCGTCTTTGTTTACAAACATAAATCCCTCTAAACTGAAACGCATTGAAGAGGGAGATCTTCAAAATCTCGACGCAGAAATCTATGTCAAAAGCTACATAAAACGATACGCAGAATTTTTAGAACTCCCTCCAGAAGAGATGCTCAAAATGTACGAGGAGGGAAAAGGTGACGTAGCACCGCAAGAAAAGAAAGAGAAGAGAAAGAAAGAGGAGGAAAAAAGCAGAAGTCACAACCTTGTTCTGATTCCATTTCTGGTGATAGGAGTGATGCTTCTTGCTTTTGCGATCTTTGAAAATCTCAGACTGCAGAGAACACCACCAGCGTACCTGATCACTTCAGATGAAGTGATTCTAAACGGCAAAACGGTGAAAGGAACAATCCCACTTTCGGAGGGAAAGTACACGGTGGAGACTCAGGGCGAGGTCATCTTGAGAACTGCATCTGAAGAGTGGAAGATAAAACTCAAAGAGTTCGAGGTGAGGGTCCAGTGGGAGAGGTGA
- a CDS encoding DUF4416 family protein: protein MGEVKVPDLVNLVMFIFASHIDYWFNELKPVLEERFGPMDYVSDNLDFEKYTLYYSEEMGQGLKGKLVSFERLIHPYQLADIKLETNSIEKMFSIEGKRKVNIDPGYIHHTQFVLASTKHWGNRIYIGKGIYAEVTLAYVRGKFKDMEFTYPNYREEEYKKHLEKIREIYLKKRRKILK from the coding sequence GTGGGAGAGGTGAAGGTACCGGATCTGGTGAATCTGGTCATGTTCATATTCGCATCTCACATAGATTACTGGTTCAACGAGTTAAAGCCTGTTCTCGAGGAAAGATTTGGACCAATGGATTATGTTTCCGACAACCTCGATTTTGAAAAATACACACTTTACTATTCAGAAGAGATGGGACAGGGCCTGAAGGGAAAACTGGTGAGTTTTGAAAGACTCATACACCCCTATCAACTTGCAGACATAAAACTGGAGACGAACTCCATAGAGAAGATGTTTTCCATAGAGGGAAAAAGAAAAGTGAACATCGACCCAGGATACATCCACCATACACAGTTCGTTCTTGCGTCAACAAAGCACTGGGGGAACCGCATCTACATAGGAAAGGGAATCTACGCCGAAGTGACGCTTGCTTACGTGAGAGGAAAGTTCAAAGACATGGAGTTCACCTATCCGAACTACAGAGAAGAAGAGTACAAGAAGCATCTGGAAAAGATCAGAGAGATCTATCTGAAGAAGAGGAGGAAAATCCTGAAGTGA